The following coding sequences lie in one Angustibacter luteus genomic window:
- a CDS encoding LacI family DNA-binding transcriptional regulator, which translates to MTEVSLTDVARLAEVSKSTASRTFTRPELVTRRTRQRVLRAADDLGYRTATGSERVGAVGLFVPDIANPFFAPLIKAVHAEASRHQHVVVVVESDEHTNEESEAVNSVIDTVSGLILASPRMDDQALQDLAMRSRIVLLFRESSAVSNCIVPGLDGYTQAIAHLHTLGHQRVVYLAGPHDSYSNEARRQTLNAAALSFGIDLVELGPFEPRYEAGARAADLVLSLGVTAAVAYNDLIALGLLSSLQSRGVRIGQDISVVGIDNSWLGEISNPPLTSVHVPGPEAATMAVRILLASPETPPGQRSIPPTRLVVRSSTGPAKA; encoded by the coding sequence ATGACCGAGGTCTCACTGACGGACGTGGCGAGGCTGGCAGAGGTGTCCAAGTCGACGGCCTCCCGCACGTTCACTCGTCCCGAACTCGTGACGAGACGGACCAGGCAGCGGGTACTGCGGGCGGCAGACGACCTGGGGTACCGCACCGCGACCGGATCAGAGCGCGTTGGAGCGGTCGGCCTCTTCGTGCCGGACATCGCCAACCCCTTCTTCGCGCCACTGATCAAGGCAGTTCACGCTGAAGCGAGTCGACACCAGCACGTGGTTGTCGTCGTCGAGAGCGACGAGCACACCAACGAGGAGAGCGAAGCCGTCAACAGCGTCATCGACACCGTCTCGGGCCTGATCCTGGCCTCGCCGCGGATGGATGACCAAGCGCTGCAGGATCTCGCCATGAGGTCAAGGATCGTGCTCTTGTTCCGCGAGTCCTCCGCCGTCAGCAATTGCATCGTGCCGGGGCTCGATGGATACACGCAGGCGATCGCGCACCTGCATACCCTTGGGCACCAACGGGTGGTGTACCTGGCCGGGCCTCACGACTCGTACTCGAACGAGGCGCGCAGGCAGACACTCAACGCCGCCGCTCTGAGCTTCGGGATCGACCTGGTCGAGCTCGGACCGTTCGAGCCTCGCTACGAGGCCGGGGCGCGCGCAGCGGACCTCGTTCTCTCACTGGGGGTGACCGCCGCCGTGGCGTACAACGACCTCATCGCCCTAGGGCTCTTGTCGAGCCTGCAATCCCGTGGCGTTCGCATCGGGCAGGATATCAGCGTCGTCGGTATCGACAACTCCTGGCTCGGTGAGATATCCAACCCCCCTTTGACATCTGTCCACGTGCCGGGCCCGGAGGCGGCCACCATGGCGGTGCGCATCCTCCTGGCGTCGCCAGAGACGCCTCCGGGTCAGCGATCGATACCCCCGACACGGCTAGTCGTCCGGAGCAGTACCGGCCCTGCTAAGGCTTAG
- a CDS encoding MFS transporter: MSRTAVQPSPVAAPTSVPSGAAQRLPWPSLLVLGSATFSMVTAEMLPTAVLEPMSQGLGVTGTQAAQLVSLWAGVVVVASFPLVALTRRFDRRDVVMTALLVLTGSAGLTAVAPTYATAVAARLLGAAAVGLLWATVNAHLADLVPQRLLGAAVSVVLGGATLGMVLGTPVARLVADLVGWRTSFAALAASTALIAVLVRVVVVPGHRSPRTPVAGRRGTPRTPITSLLAVTGLVALVLVGHYGAFTFITVLAPVDRLPGGTSAMLLGFGLASAIGIALAGRVRDRTRPALVVSVLATAITLVALRASEGHPNLGLLVVLLWGVASGALPALAQTEIMRQAGTEHRATAGALIPVLFNGGIALGAALAAVVADHSGIDAVPLPAAAVVLAAAIGLAATRLGGWRRAS, encoded by the coding sequence ATGAGCCGCACAGCCGTCCAGCCCTCACCCGTTGCCGCACCCACGTCCGTACCGAGCGGCGCTGCCCAGCGCCTGCCCTGGCCCAGCCTGCTCGTGCTGGGTTCGGCCACGTTCTCCATGGTGACGGCGGAGATGCTGCCGACAGCGGTGCTCGAACCGATGAGCCAGGGCCTCGGCGTGACGGGCACCCAGGCGGCGCAGCTCGTCTCGCTCTGGGCCGGCGTGGTGGTCGTGGCGAGCTTCCCGCTGGTGGCGCTGACCCGGCGCTTCGACCGGCGGGACGTCGTGATGACGGCCCTGCTGGTGCTGACCGGCTCGGCCGGGCTGACGGCGGTCGCGCCCACCTACGCGACGGCAGTCGCGGCCCGGCTGCTGGGTGCGGCCGCGGTCGGACTGCTCTGGGCGACCGTCAACGCGCACCTGGCCGACCTGGTCCCCCAGCGGCTGCTCGGCGCGGCGGTCTCGGTGGTGCTCGGCGGCGCGACCCTGGGCATGGTCCTCGGTACTCCCGTCGCGCGTCTGGTCGCCGACCTCGTCGGCTGGCGCACCTCGTTCGCCGCCCTGGCCGCGTCGACCGCACTGATCGCCGTCCTGGTCCGGGTGGTCGTCGTTCCCGGCCACCGAAGCCCTCGCACCCCGGTCGCCGGCCGCCGCGGCACCCCGCGCACGCCGATCACGTCGCTGCTCGCGGTGACCGGGCTCGTCGCCCTCGTCCTCGTCGGCCACTACGGCGCCTTCACGTTCATCACCGTGCTCGCCCCGGTTGACCGGCTGCCAGGCGGGACCAGCGCGATGCTGCTGGGTTTCGGCCTCGCGTCCGCGATCGGCATCGCCCTCGCCGGACGGGTGCGCGACCGCACCCGGCCCGCCCTGGTCGTCTCGGTCCTCGCGACCGCCATCACCCTGGTCGCCCTGCGAGCGAGCGAAGGTCACCCGAACCTCGGGCTCCTGGTCGTGCTGCTGTGGGGTGTCGCCTCGGGTGCACTGCCTGCCCTGGCCCAGACCGAGATCATGCGCCAGGCCGGCACCGAGCACCGCGCGACCGCCGGTGCGTTGATCCCCGTCCTGTTCAACGGGGGCATCGCCCTCGGGGCCGCCCTCGCAGCGGTGGTGGCCGACCACAGCGGCATCGATGCGGTCCCGCTGCCGGCGGCGGCCGTCGTCCTGGCCGCCGCGATCGGCCTGGCTGCCACCCGGCTAGGAGGGTGGCGCCGAGCTTCGTGA
- a CDS encoding ABC transporter ATP-binding protein yields the protein MTDNAAVAKAASSDVAPERLQVEGLTVRYGGVVAVDGVSFILEPGQCLGIIGANGAGKTSTLRALMGLAPRACASMKLGEVDLMQVNARDVVRHGIGYVPEGRHVFGGLTVRDNLDLGAYSRKRNARRKATFDEVYELFPVLSDMSNRLAGTLSGGQQQMLAIGRAMMSEPSILVLDEPSMGLSPKLVGEVLASLNRLRERGLSLLLVEQNAWLTFEATERCLVLENGSVALEGPSADLRHDAGVRQLYLGL from the coding sequence ATGACCGACAACGCCGCGGTCGCGAAAGCGGCATCCTCAGACGTCGCCCCGGAGCGGCTGCAGGTCGAGGGGCTCACTGTCCGGTACGGCGGCGTGGTCGCCGTGGACGGCGTCAGCTTCATCCTGGAGCCGGGGCAGTGCCTCGGAATCATCGGCGCCAACGGAGCCGGCAAGACCTCGACTCTCCGGGCTCTGATGGGCCTCGCGCCCCGTGCATGCGCGTCCATGAAGCTGGGCGAGGTCGACCTGATGCAGGTCAACGCCCGGGACGTCGTCCGCCACGGAATCGGATACGTGCCGGAGGGCCGTCATGTGTTCGGCGGCTTGACCGTCCGGGACAACCTGGACCTGGGCGCGTACTCACGAAAGCGAAACGCCCGCAGAAAGGCGACGTTCGACGAGGTCTACGAGCTGTTCCCGGTGCTGTCGGACATGAGCAACCGGCTGGCCGGAACCCTGTCCGGTGGGCAGCAGCAGATGCTGGCGATCGGTCGCGCCATGATGTCCGAACCCAGCATCCTGGTACTCGACGAGCCGTCCATGGGACTCTCGCCGAAGCTCGTCGGCGAGGTGCTGGCGTCATTGAACCGACTGCGCGAGCGCGGCCTCAGCCTGCTGCTCGTGGAGCAGAACGCCTGGCTCACCTTCGAGGCGACCGAGCGATGCCTGGTCTTGGAGAACGGATCGGTCGCGCTGGAGGGGCCCTCGGCCGACCTCCGACACGATGCCGGCGTCCGCCAGCTCTACCTCGGCCTGTGA
- a CDS encoding sugar phosphate isomerase/epimerase, with translation MPRFSEPLGESAPADAELRTATVSARFSLAHLTALKCPPPELVYVAARVGYDSVSLRTIPLGVPGEPEYELASNRELLRKTRVALTATGISVSDIELACIHDDVDVRGYQAAFEVAQSLGARDVLCSIWARDRGFYVDQFAALCELAGRYHLRVNLEFVAIAAVRTLTQAVDVLQAVGAPNSGLLLDAYHVDRAGTRVEDLAALPRHWFNLCQLCDAPAALPQSEEGLRVEVREQRLYLGEGGLDVAGLLALTPPMTYSLEVPNLARLEELGAAEHAARTLDSARRYLGEHPRAAAG, from the coding sequence GTGCCGCGGTTCAGCGAGCCGCTCGGCGAATCGGCCCCCGCTGATGCCGAGCTGAGAACCGCCACCGTGTCCGCACGATTCTCGTTGGCCCATCTGACGGCTCTGAAATGTCCGCCGCCGGAGCTGGTCTACGTTGCGGCCCGAGTTGGCTACGACTCCGTGAGTCTTCGAACGATTCCGCTGGGAGTCCCCGGCGAGCCGGAGTATGAGCTCGCCTCGAACCGCGAGCTGCTTCGCAAGACACGGGTCGCCTTGACGGCGACGGGCATCTCGGTCAGCGACATCGAACTGGCCTGCATCCACGACGATGTGGACGTCCGCGGCTATCAGGCTGCGTTCGAGGTCGCACAATCGCTCGGGGCGCGAGACGTGCTGTGCAGCATCTGGGCGAGGGACCGCGGGTTCTATGTCGACCAGTTCGCCGCCCTGTGCGAGCTCGCTGGCCGGTACCACCTGCGCGTCAACCTCGAGTTCGTCGCCATTGCGGCAGTCCGGACGCTGACGCAGGCCGTGGACGTTCTTCAGGCGGTCGGAGCACCCAACTCCGGACTGCTCCTGGACGCCTACCACGTGGACCGGGCAGGGACGAGAGTCGAGGATCTGGCCGCCCTGCCGCGACACTGGTTCAACTTGTGTCAGCTGTGCGATGCGCCGGCGGCCCTGCCGCAGTCCGAGGAGGGGCTGCGCGTCGAGGTCCGAGAGCAGCGGCTCTACCTGGGTGAGGGCGGCCTGGACGTTGCCGGGCTGCTGGCCCTGACCCCGCCCATGACCTACTCGCTCGAGGTGCCCAATCTGGCGAGACTCGAGGAACTGGGCGCAGCCGAGCATGCTGCTCGAACACTCGACTCTGCTCGTAGGTACCTCGGTGAGCATCCGCGGGCAGCGGCTGGCTGA
- a CDS encoding DUF2652 domain-containing protein, whose protein sequence is MSLAHAEVNTSRLLEKVIDAAPGFDLIEIEGDAAFLARDADAMDREATVALTLQAATSMHRAFHRERQYVATNLCPCKSCTEANNLKLKFVAHSGEVATQTIRQRRKLVGIDVILVHRLLKNAVDVPEYVLVSEELYRSGDTALPGPTHQVSQDLEGIGPVVAHYVDVADLAGAFPALPKPSVLGRLGKTLSVAGAGLPYMVGLRRPRREAAAHRGAWTA, encoded by the coding sequence ATGAGCCTTGCGCACGCGGAGGTCAACACGTCCAGGCTGTTGGAGAAGGTGATCGACGCCGCGCCCGGTTTCGACCTGATCGAGATCGAAGGCGACGCAGCCTTTCTCGCCCGCGACGCCGACGCCATGGACCGTGAGGCGACGGTCGCCCTGACCCTTCAGGCCGCCACGTCGATGCACCGAGCGTTCCACCGCGAGCGGCAGTACGTCGCGACGAACCTGTGCCCGTGCAAGAGCTGCACCGAGGCGAACAACCTCAAGCTGAAGTTCGTCGCGCACAGCGGCGAGGTCGCCACCCAGACGATCCGGCAACGGCGCAAGCTCGTCGGGATCGACGTCATCCTCGTGCACCGGTTGCTGAAGAACGCCGTTGACGTCCCCGAGTACGTGCTCGTCTCAGAAGAGCTCTACCGCAGCGGAGACACCGCACTTCCCGGACCCACGCACCAGGTCTCCCAGGACCTCGAGGGGATCGGCCCGGTGGTGGCGCACTACGTGGACGTCGCTGACCTGGCGGGCGCGTTTCCGGCGCTCCCGAAGCCTTCCGTGCTCGGACGCCTCGGCAAGACCCTGTCCGTCGCCGGCGCGGGTCTGCCCTACATGGTCGGCCTTCGCCGTCCACGTCGTGAGGCGGCCGCACACCGAGGCGCGTGGACGGCGTGA
- a CDS encoding MerR family transcriptional regulator — MSSPWGREMKIGELAARTDVAPRLIRYYEQQGLLTARRSDNGYRSYTEDDLERVSRVAGLVQAGLPTRLVKVLLDAEDAAARDEETCPAAVAEQLAEELLGLESRIACLTKSRDIIRDYLVRTQHQVLLRDSDGAPAAG; from the coding sequence ATGTCAAGCCCGTGGGGGCGAGAGATGAAGATCGGCGAGCTGGCCGCGCGCACTGACGTCGCGCCACGCCTCATCCGGTACTACGAGCAGCAGGGTCTGCTCACCGCGCGGCGCTCCGACAACGGGTACCGCAGCTACACCGAGGACGACCTGGAGCGGGTCTCGCGGGTGGCCGGCCTGGTGCAGGCCGGACTGCCGACCCGACTGGTGAAGGTGCTGCTGGACGCCGAGGACGCCGCCGCCCGCGACGAGGAGACCTGCCCTGCCGCCGTGGCCGAGCAGCTCGCCGAGGAGCTCCTGGGCCTCGAGTCGCGGATCGCCTGCCTGACCAAGAGCCGGGACATCATCCGGGACTATCTCGTGCGCACCCAGCACCAGGTGCTGCTCCGCGACTCCGATGGAGCGCCCGCCGCAGGCTGA
- a CDS encoding DUF6042 family protein: MAVADREHWCSESFIGAGWLRHLPDRALLVVNALVARGPLHLDALESELRRVIGLELGWQSAAWEPPHHWTDAELDHLRREEPEFTERVTAAEVIAQEAAARAVRVTELEMHATQFGIATPTTLGSTVDYLVACGLLESTVEVLDLAPAPPLPAQVLHLDAEEAALEERMRSRRVWQRRERQRVAIS, from the coding sequence GTGGCGGTTGCAGACCGGGAGCACTGGTGCTCCGAGTCGTTCATCGGAGCCGGTTGGCTTCGGCATCTGCCCGACCGTGCGCTGCTGGTCGTCAACGCACTGGTCGCGCGTGGACCCCTGCACCTCGACGCGCTGGAGTCCGAGCTTCGTCGGGTCATCGGGCTTGAGCTGGGGTGGCAGTCCGCGGCATGGGAGCCGCCTCACCACTGGACCGACGCGGAGCTGGACCACCTGCGCCGAGAGGAGCCTGAGTTCACGGAGCGGGTCACCGCCGCCGAGGTGATCGCCCAGGAAGCCGCGGCGCGGGCCGTGCGGGTCACCGAGCTCGAGATGCACGCCACGCAGTTCGGCATCGCGACACCGACGACCCTGGGCAGCACCGTCGACTACCTCGTGGCCTGCGGTCTGCTCGAGTCGACGGTGGAGGTCCTCGACCTGGCCCCGGCCCCGCCGCTGCCCGCGCAGGTTCTGCACCTGGACGCCGAGGAGGCGGCCCTCGAGGAGCGGATGCGGTCGCGACGCGTCTGGCAACGCCGGGAACGGCAGCGCGTGGCTATCAGCTGA
- a CDS encoding DEAD/DEAH box helicase, translating into MARQGQRQPGARRPAPRQQQRARPRDNEGIIPVLARTVRDVEAAVQRGRVVPSVRTKFQVVALLVREERDRIRADKTISEAQQAKELKRLDGIAVILAKSTARDTSLLALLADDAVVSDAARSLRRDMLREAGIESAPEIVAPAQPQTVVPVANERRVVPQSVVSRQLANPFLAPDFSAPRPKTPAGFLNGWELLGPLFNSFERASGGASTGLALPAPSSLNAPGGHELMKHQAQLVAAAAAGHRTFLLADEPGLGKTAQALLAAQAANAFPLLVVVPNVVKTNWAREASIWTPNRPATVIHGDGDTIDGFADIVIVNYEVLDRHVGWLGDLGFHGMVVDEAHFIKNKTSQRSQHVLELSERIRFRNPRPLLMALTGTPLINDIEDFRAIWQFLGWIDEKKPRAELMHALEETGLTPADPGFYSAARQCVVDMGIVRRRKVDVAADIPARRIADLPVELDEKASRSIRKAERDLARRMVSRYESALATRSVGPTVDGIDHDLVRQVATWERKNTSAKKSDENVFSMMRRIGQAKAGPAADYAAQLARSAGKVVFFAKHVDVMDVAEETFAERGIRYSSIRGDQTNSVRQKQIDAFVNDPDVAIAVCSLTAAGVGINLQVASNIVLAELSWTDAEQTQAIDRSHRIGQTEPVTAWRIIAAQTIDTKIAELIDSKAGLAARALDGADEVESSADVQLEALVALLTEALSEASAGASFDALSGSLSEQP; encoded by the coding sequence GTGGCTCGACAGGGCCAGCGCCAACCGGGCGCTCGTCGTCCTGCCCCGCGGCAGCAGCAGCGTGCCCGCCCCCGCGACAACGAGGGCATCATCCCCGTGCTCGCCCGCACGGTGCGCGACGTCGAGGCCGCCGTCCAGCGGGGCCGCGTGGTGCCGTCGGTCCGGACGAAGTTCCAGGTCGTGGCCCTGCTGGTGCGCGAGGAGCGCGACCGGATCCGGGCCGACAAGACCATCAGCGAGGCCCAGCAGGCGAAGGAGCTCAAGCGCCTCGACGGGATCGCCGTGATCCTGGCCAAGTCCACGGCCCGCGACACCTCGCTGCTCGCCCTGCTCGCCGACGATGCCGTCGTGTCCGACGCGGCCAGGTCGCTGCGCCGCGACATGCTGCGCGAGGCCGGCATCGAGTCCGCGCCCGAGATCGTCGCGCCCGCCCAGCCGCAGACCGTCGTGCCGGTGGCGAACGAGCGCCGCGTCGTGCCGCAGTCGGTCGTGTCCCGGCAGCTCGCCAACCCCTTCCTCGCCCCGGACTTCTCCGCGCCCCGGCCCAAGACCCCCGCGGGCTTCCTGAACGGCTGGGAGCTGCTCGGACCGCTGTTCAACTCGTTCGAGCGGGCCAGTGGTGGCGCGTCGACCGGCCTGGCCCTGCCCGCGCCGTCGTCCCTGAACGCCCCGGGCGGCCACGAGCTGATGAAGCACCAGGCCCAGCTGGTCGCCGCCGCCGCGGCCGGCCACCGGACCTTCCTGCTCGCCGACGAGCCCGGCCTGGGCAAGACCGCCCAGGCGTTGCTGGCCGCCCAGGCGGCCAACGCCTTCCCCCTGCTCGTGGTCGTTCCGAACGTCGTCAAGACCAACTGGGCGCGCGAGGCGAGCATCTGGACGCCGAACCGCCCGGCCACCGTGATCCACGGCGACGGCGACACGATCGACGGCTTCGCGGACATCGTCATCGTCAACTACGAGGTGCTCGACCGCCACGTGGGCTGGCTCGGCGACCTGGGCTTCCACGGCATGGTCGTCGACGAGGCGCACTTCATCAAGAACAAGACGTCCCAGCGCTCGCAGCACGTGCTGGAGCTGTCCGAGCGCATCCGGTTCCGCAACCCGCGGCCGCTGCTGATGGCCCTCACCGGCACCCCGCTGATCAACGACATCGAGGACTTCCGGGCCATCTGGCAGTTCCTCGGCTGGATCGACGAGAAGAAGCCGCGGGCCGAGCTGATGCACGCGCTCGAGGAGACCGGCCTGACGCCCGCCGACCCCGGGTTCTACTCGGCCGCCCGCCAGTGCGTCGTCGACATGGGCATCGTCCGGCGGCGCAAGGTCGACGTCGCCGCCGACATCCCGGCCCGCCGCATCGCCGACCTGCCCGTCGAGCTCGACGAGAAGGCCAGCCGCTCGATCCGCAAGGCCGAGCGCGATCTGGCCCGCCGCATGGTGTCCCGCTACGAGAGCGCCCTCGCCACCCGGTCCGTCGGCCCCACGGTCGACGGCATCGACCACGACCTCGTCCGCCAGGTGGCCACCTGGGAGCGCAAGAACACCTCGGCGAAGAAGAGCGACGAGAACGTGTTCAGCATGATGCGCCGCATCGGCCAGGCCAAGGCCGGACCGGCCGCGGACTACGCCGCGCAGCTGGCTCGCAGCGCCGGCAAGGTCGTGTTCTTCGCCAAGCACGTCGACGTCATGGACGTCGCGGAGGAGACCTTCGCCGAGCGGGGGATCCGGTACTCCTCGATCCGCGGCGACCAGACGAACTCGGTGCGGCAGAAGCAGATCGACGCGTTCGTCAACGACCCGGACGTCGCCATCGCGGTCTGCTCGCTGACCGCGGCGGGCGTCGGGATCAACCTGCAGGTCGCCTCCAACATCGTGCTGGCCGAGCTGTCCTGGACGGACGCCGAGCAGACGCAGGCGATCGACCGCAGCCACCGCATCGGCCAGACCGAGCCGGTGACCGCGTGGCGCATCATCGCCGCGCAGACCATCGACACGAAGATCGCCGAGCTCATCGACAGCAAGGCCGGACTCGCAGCCCGGGCCCTGGACGGCGCGGACGAGGTCGAGTCCTCGGCCGACGTCCAGCTCGAGGCCCTGGTGGCGCTGCTCACCGAGGCCCTGTCCGAGGCATCCGCTGGCGCATCCTTCGATGCGCTGTCCGGCTCATTGTCCGAGCAGCCCTAG
- a CDS encoding MFS transporter yields the protein MAAERVRGRLRLAAAAFASNARNPNLRRAQLSFLGAWTAEWAFTVGLGIVAYRDGGATAVGLVGLLRMVPSAILAPLLSPLADRGRRERVLILVSLLRGAATGAAAVVVGVGGPTSVVYALAVLSTIAATLYRPAHSALLPSLCHSGYELASANVVRGLLDSAATLVGPLLAALLLQLTGVTVVFAVAAGASLWAAALLVRLRYDAPPRPPAPVETNLIGAAAEGIRAVSQNRDIALIMGLAAAQAFTRGALTVLTVVVAIDVLGTGEPGVGVLTAAVGAGAVLGSLAASLLVSTRRLGAWFAVGVALWGVPVTLIGVFPQQAAALALLACVGVGNSLIDLGGFTLLARLAGDDVLARVFGVLESLVALFIGVGAIVTSLLIGLSGVRPALVVVGLLCPLCALVSWPRLRRMDRSIDVRDRDIGTLQSVAMLNALPLPAIERLARGLEPVVVTVGRAVFEQGDIGDRYFVIESGEAEVIGDGHVVATLGPGEGFGEIALLRRTRRTATVRASTELRLQALGSDHFLSVVLGYTPSAREAGSVVDSMLDRFTPQADPGEPAE from the coding sequence GTGGCGGCTGAGCGGGTCCGGGGCAGGCTCCGCCTGGCTGCCGCCGCGTTCGCCAGCAACGCCCGCAACCCCAACCTGCGGCGCGCCCAGCTCAGCTTCCTCGGCGCCTGGACGGCGGAGTGGGCCTTCACCGTGGGCCTGGGGATCGTGGCCTACCGCGACGGCGGCGCCACGGCCGTCGGGCTCGTAGGACTGCTGCGCATGGTGCCGTCCGCGATCCTCGCTCCGCTCCTGTCCCCGTTGGCCGACAGGGGACGACGGGAACGCGTGCTGATCCTGGTCTCCTTGCTGCGTGGTGCCGCGACCGGTGCGGCCGCGGTGGTCGTCGGCGTCGGCGGTCCGACGTCCGTCGTCTACGCCCTGGCGGTGCTCTCGACCATCGCCGCCACCCTGTACCGTCCGGCGCACTCGGCGCTGCTCCCATCGTTGTGCCACAGCGGGTACGAGCTCGCCAGTGCGAACGTCGTCCGCGGGCTCCTGGACTCCGCCGCGACGCTGGTCGGTCCGCTGCTGGCCGCGCTGCTGCTCCAGCTCACCGGCGTGACCGTCGTCTTCGCCGTGGCAGCGGGCGCCTCGCTGTGGGCCGCGGCGCTGCTGGTGCGGTTGCGCTACGACGCCCCGCCGCGCCCGCCCGCGCCGGTGGAGACCAACCTCATCGGCGCTGCGGCAGAAGGGATTCGGGCCGTCAGCCAGAACCGCGACATCGCCCTCATCATGGGCCTGGCGGCGGCGCAGGCCTTCACCCGAGGTGCGCTCACCGTCCTCACCGTCGTGGTGGCCATCGACGTGCTGGGGACCGGCGAACCAGGAGTGGGCGTCCTCACCGCCGCTGTCGGAGCCGGTGCAGTGCTCGGCTCGCTGGCGGCGTCCTTGCTGGTCAGCACTCGCCGACTCGGTGCGTGGTTCGCCGTCGGCGTGGCCCTGTGGGGCGTCCCGGTCACGCTGATCGGCGTCTTCCCGCAGCAGGCCGCGGCCCTCGCCCTCCTGGCGTGCGTCGGCGTCGGCAACTCCCTGATCGACCTCGGCGGGTTCACGCTGCTGGCCCGGCTCGCCGGCGACGACGTCCTGGCGCGGGTGTTCGGCGTTCTGGAGAGCCTGGTCGCGCTGTTCATCGGGGTCGGGGCGATCGTCACGTCGCTGCTGATCGGGCTCTCGGGCGTCCGCCCGGCGCTGGTGGTCGTCGGGCTGCTGTGCCCGCTCTGCGCGTTGGTGTCGTGGCCGCGCCTGCGCCGCATGGACCGGTCCATCGACGTCCGAGATCGGGACATCGGCACGTTGCAGTCCGTGGCCATGTTGAACGCCCTGCCGCTGCCCGCGATCGAGCGTCTCGCCCGCGGGCTGGAGCCGGTGGTGGTGACCGTCGGGCGCGCCGTCTTCGAACAGGGCGACATCGGCGACCGGTACTTCGTGATCGAGTCAGGCGAGGCCGAGGTCATCGGGGACGGACACGTCGTCGCCACGCTCGGCCCGGGGGAGGGCTTCGGCGAGATCGCGCTGCTGCGGCGTACCCGACGGACGGCGACGGTCCGAGCCAGCACCGAGCTTCGACTGCAGGCGCTGGGCTCCGACCACTTCCTCTCCGTCGTGCTCGGTTACACGCCGAGCGCGCGTGAGGCGGGGTCGGTGGTCGACTCGATGCTCGACCGGTTCACGCCGCAAGCGGACCCCGGGGAACCGGCGGAATAG